From the genome of Thermoanaerobacterales bacterium:
CAGCCGGGGCGCCAGGCCAGACCGCGCCGCCCGGCGAAAGCGTCCAATCCCCGCACGACCGGCGGACCGATATAGAGGATGCCCCAGGTGGCGGCGAAGGAAAGCTGGAAGCCGGGGTCGTAAAGCGCCAGGGGATTGGCGAGAAGGATGATCAGGGCGGCGCCGGCCAGCGCGGTGGGCCAGTCGTACTTTCTCCCCAGTTGGTGAGCGAACAGGAGCATTACGGCCATCACGCCCGCGCGGACCACGGCCGGCTTGGCCCCTACCATTACGGTGTAAAGGGCCAGGCCCGCCACCGAGATGATCAGTATTACACCGGGCCGCAGGCGCAAGGCCGTCCCGGCGAAAAGAATCAACCCGGCCAGGAAGCCGACGTGCAGGCCGCTGACGCTTAAGATGTGCACTACCCCGGTGGCTGTAAAGGCCTCTTCGAGCCCCTCGTCGATCGCCCCCCGGGTGCCGAAGACGATGCCGGCCACAACCGCGGCGCGCCGCTCGCCGAGCCCCTCGGCCAACCCCTGCTGCAGGCGGGCCTTCAACGCCAGCAGACGGGAGACCATGCCGCTGCCGTAACCGGGTTCCAGGCGGGTGAGGGCGTCACCTTTCGCGACCAGCAGGAGGCCGATCCCCTGGCGCTCCAGGTAGGCCCGGTAGTCGAAAGCACCGGGGTTGCCCGCGTCCTGCGGCAGGACGAGCCGTCCCCTGACGCGCACCAGGTCGCCGTACGCAACCCCTCCGGCGTCGCCTTCGACGCTTAAGAGCACGCGCCCCCGCGTGTCCTCGGCGCGCCCGCCGCTCGGGCCGACCTGCCGGGCTTCCAGAACGTAAAGCGTACGGTCCGGGCGCCAGTCGGGCTCGGCCGCCACGACGCCGGTCAGCTCCACATTCCGCCCGGCCCAGCCCGCCAGCGGCGTGTCCACCGCCGCCAGCGCCAGGCGCGCGGCCACCAGTCCGAGCAGTACGAACAGGGTATAAAGGAGAAGGCGGTTGCTGCGCCAGCCCCAGACGTAGGCGATGGCGGCAACGATGAGCGTGACCAGGAGGCTCCAGAGCCCGGCCCCCCCGGAGATGGGAAGATAACGGGCCAGGACGATGCCCCCCGCGAAAAGGAAAACCAGCAGGACCAGCGGCCGGCCCGCGCGTTCTTCGCCCATCAGTGCACCGTGACCCGGTCCCGCAGGTCAGCCAGCTTCTTCTCCCCGATACCCGGGACGTTTACCAGGTCTTCGACGGAGGCGAAGGGGCCGTTCTCCTGCCGGTACTGGATGATCCTCGCCGCCAGCGACGGCCCGATCCCCGGGAGCTGGTCAAGCGTGGCCGCGTCGGCGGTATTGATGTTGATCCTGCCCCCGGCCTGGGGGGAGGCGAAGGGGTTCGCCGCCGTCCCCGGCGGAGCGGTTCCCCCGGCCGGCAGGGGGCCCGCGCCCTGCGCCGCCGCTTTCAAGGGCACGAAGACTTTTTGCTGGTCCTCGAGCAGGGCGGCCAGGTTAAGGGCGTCCAGGTCGGCCTCGGCCAGCGGCTGCGCCTCCCTTAACGCGTCGTCGATACGGGCGCCCCGCGGCAGGCGGTAAAGCCCCGGCTTGCTCACCGCGCCGGCGACATGCACCACGACCTCGCCGGCCTCTTCCTCCCCCGCGGCGGCGTCCTTTTGCACAAGCGGAATCTTATCCGGCACCCGCAGCACCGCATACTTGTAGCCGAGCCCGAAGATGACGACGGCGGCCAGCACCAGCAGGGCCACCTGTTCCCGCCGGCCTAGCAAGGCTCTCACCACCACACTTAGCTCTCTTCGGCCTATTTCGCCTTTTTGCCCCCTTTTTCCTGCCGCGGATTATCCTTGGTCTGCAGCCAAATTGTGCCGTCGGTGTTCAGCATGGCGAGGAAGACCTCAGCCGGGCAGAGACCTCGTTCGTCCAGGTGACGCTGCAGCCACTCCCCGTTCAGGCCGGCCGCGGCCAGGTTCGCCCGCTGCACTTGCCCGTCGGCGATCAACACATAGGGGAACCACACCCGGTCCGCGCCCCCGGTCGGGATCACGCTGAGCCGGCCGGAGGTCTCCAGCACGCCGTGCGCCACCCGGCGCATGTCGGAAAACCCCTCCTGCCGGAGCTGCCCGAGGATCTCATCGATGTTGCACCGCGCCGCCCGCATCTCGTCGATCTTCAGCCGGCCGTCCTTGATGACCACCTGCGGCACCCCGCTCAGCAGGCGCCGCAGAAGTTCGGTCCGCAGGGCAAGGTAGGAGAAGCCGATTTCCAGCAGGACCAGCACCGCCAGGGGGAGCAGTCCCCGCCAGAGCGGTTCGCCCGGGGCCTCCAGGGGGTTCGCCGCCAGTTCGGCAATGATGATCGCCACCACGAAGTCGAAAGGCGATAAGTTCCCGATCTGGCGCTTGCCCATCACCCGCATCACAAACAGCAGCACCACGTAGACCAGGCAGGTGCGAAAGATGATCTCCGTGACGGTCATTGCGCCTTCCACTCCTCAGTGGTTTAGCCTCTCCACCGGCCCTTTGGGACAGTATTCTCCCCGGGCCGAGCGCGGCAAAAATTCGGAATTGACAGCCCAAAAGCCGTCCGATAGGATTAAGTTGACATGGTGCGCCACCGTCGTGTAGAGACGAAACGCACCAAAAAATCTAGGGGGAGGGGACTTGGGTGAGACGAGCGGTTTACGTATTGTTGGCGGCGCTCCTGGTTCTGGGGGCGGTCGCGGGGTGCGGCGGCGCAGAGGCGGAGCAGGTCAAGCTCGGCGTTATTCAGATCGTCGAGCACCCGGCACTGGACGCCGCTCGGAAGGGTTTCCTGGACGTGCTGGCGGAGAACGGTTACAAGGACGGCGAAAGGCTGGCCGTCGATTACCAGAACGCGCAGGGACAGCAGGACACCCTGCAGACCATCGCCAACAAGTTCATCCAGGACAAGAAGGACCTGATCCTGGCCATCGCCACCCCTTCGGCCCAGGCTATGGCCGACAAGACGAGTGACATCCCCATCCTTATCACCGCCGTCACCGACCCGGTGGCCGCCAAGCTGGTCAAGAGCATGGATAAGCCGGAAACCAACGTCACCGGCACCACCGATATGAACCCCATTAAAGAACAACTCCAGTTGATCAAAGACCTCGTCCCGACCGCCAAGAAGGTCGGCGTCATCTACAACTCCAGCGAAGTCAACTCCCAGGTACAGGTCAAGATCTGCAAGGAAGTCGCGCCGGAACTCGGCCTGGAGATCGTCGAGGCCCCGATCACCGCGAGCAACGAGGTGATGCAGGGCGCCCAGTCGCTTGTCGGACGGTGTGACGCCATCTACGTCCCGACCGATAACATGGTCGTGGCCGCCGTCGCCAGCGTCGTCAAGGTCGGCGAGGACAACAAGCTGCCCGTGTTCGCCGGCGAGGAGAACACCGTCACGAAGGGCGCCATCGGCACCTTCGGCATCGACTACTACAAGCTCGGTCGCCAGACCGGCGAGATGGCCGTCCGGGTGCTGAAGGGCGAAAAGCCGCAGGATATGCCGATCGAGAGCCAGAAGGAACTGACCCTGACCCTGAACCCGGGAGCCGCCGAGCGGATGGGCGTCACGATCCCTGAGGAAATGAAAGGCAAGGCGAAGCTGGTTCAGTAGTAAAATACGATCTCTCTATATGGAATCAGGTGAAGGGCATTGTCGTTGAGTATCTGGACGGGGGCCCTGGAGCAAGGATTACTCTGGGGCCCCATGATTCTGGGTGTCTATTTAACCTTCCGGGTCCTTAACTTCCCCGACCTCACGGTGGACGGAGCCTTCACCCTGGGAGCCGCGGTGAGCACCCGTTTAATCCTTATGGACTGCGACCCGTGGACGGCCACCCTGGTAGCCGTCCTGGCAGGCGCCCTGGCCGGTCTGATGACCGGCCTGATCCATACCCAGCTCAAGATCGATCCCCTGCTCTCCGGCATCCTCTCAATGATCGCCCTTTATTCCGTCAACCTGCGGGTAATGGGCGCGGCCAACCTTTCCCTGCTGCGCATCGATACCGTTTTTACGGATGTCGTCAGCCTGGTGACCCGTCCTTACGCAGCCCTTGCCCTCGGAGGCGCGGTATGCCTGGTACTGATCATCATCCTGTACCGCTTTCTCCAGACCGAGGTCGGCCTGGCCGTCCGCGCCACCGGAGACAACCCCCAGATGATCCGCAGCCTGGGCGTGAATACGAACCACACGAAGATCATCGGCCTTTCCCTCAGCAACGCCCTGGTAGCCGTTTCGGGGAGCCTCGTGGGCCAGTACCAGAGCTTCGCCGACGTCGGCATGGGCATCGGCATGATCGTCGTCGGTCTGGCCTCGGTGATCATCGGGGAGGTGCTGGTGCGCACCCCGACTCTCCTCCGTGCGCTGCTGGCGGCCCTGGTCGGTTCCATCGTCTATCGGGCCGTTATCGCCCTTGTCTTGCAGCTCGGCATGCCGCCTACGGACCTGAAGCTGCTCACGGCGGCCATCGTTACCATGGCCCTGGCCTTCCCCATCTTCCGGACCCGATTCCGCAGGCTGCCGCCGTTACCGGGAAGGGGGAGCCAGAGTGCTTGAGCTTATAAACGTTACCAAGGTCTTTCACCGGGGCGATATCAACGAAAAGGTAGCCATACGGAACCTTTCCCTCCACCTGGCCGCCGGTGAGGTCGTAACGGTGATCGGGAGCAACGGAGCCGGCAAGACCACCCTGCTGAACACGGTGGCCGGGGTCTTCCCCATCGATGAGGGGCAGATCCTGATCGAGGGGCGGGACATCACCCGCCATCCCGAGCACATCCGCGCGGCCTACATCGGGCGTGTCTTTCAGGACCCGAACCTGGGGACGGCGGCCTCAATGACCATAGAGGAGAATCTGGCCATGGCCCTGCGGCGCGGCCAGCCGCTGCGCCTGCGCCGCGGAACGGGCCGGCGGCGCCGGGAGCTGTTCCGCGAGCACCTGAAACTGCTCGGGCTGGGACTCGAGAACCGCCTGGCGACCAAGGTGGGGCTGCTTTCCGGCGGCCAGCGCCAGGCGCTGACGGTCCTGATGGCCACCATCGCCTCCCCCAAGCTCCTGCTTCTCGACGAACACACGGCGGCGCTCGACCCCAAGACGGCCGCCGTCGTCCTCGACCTGACGACCCAGATCATCGAGCGGGAGAGGCTGAGCACGCTCATGGTCACCCACAACATGGAGCAGGCCCTCACGGTCGGCACGCGGACGATCATGATGCACGAGGGCCGGATCATACTGGACATCAGCGGCCCTGAGAGGGAGCGCGTCAAGGTCCCCGACCTGCTCCAGATGTTTGAGGCAGCCAGCGGCAAGAAGCTGAACACGGACCGGCTGCTCCTGGCCCAGTAAAGCCTGTCGACAAACCGAGTCAAGCCGGCGTAACGGGCCGGCTTTCACATTTTTGCGCCTTAATCCGGGGAAAGGAATTCGGCGGATTGCCGCCGAATTACCATAGGATATGATCAGCATCAGGGGTTTAACGAAGATCTATCATACACCGGGCGGGGACATCGTTGCCATCGACAACCTGACCCTGCACGTGGCCGAGAGCCGGATCTTCGGCGTCGTCGGCTTTTCCGGGGCCGGGAAGTCGAGCCTGGTACGCTGTGTCAATATGCTGGAGCACCCCACCGCCGGGTCCATCGTCGTCGACGGGCGGGAGATCACCAGCCTGCGCGGGCCCGAACTCCGCGCCGCCCGGCGCAAGATCGGCATGATCTTTCAGCATTTTAACCTGCTGTCCTCGCGCACCGTCTTCGAAAACGTAGCCTTTCCCCTGGATATCGCCGGCGTCCCCCGCCGGGAGAGCACGCCCAAAGTCAACCAGCTGCTGGACCTCGTGGGGCTGGCCGACAAGGCCCGCGCCTACCCGTCCCAACTCTCCGGCGGCCAGAAGCAGCGGGTGGGCATCGCCCGCGCCCTGGCCAACGATCCCAAGGTTCTGCTCTGCGACGAGGCGACCTCGGCCCTGGACCCCTACACCACCCTTTCCATTTTAAAGCTCTTAAAGGACATCAACCGCTCCCTGAACCTGACCATCCTGCTGATCACCCACGAAATGAAGGTCGTCACGGAAATTTGTGACCACGTGGCCGTGATCGAAAACGGGCGGATCATCGAGCAGGGGCCGGTGCTGGAGGTCTTCCTCCACCCCCGCGCCCGGACGACCCGCAACTTCGTGGCCACCGTGCTCAATACCGGCCTGCCGGAGGAGATCCGGCGGCGCCTGCAGGAACGCGCCGGGCGGGGGGAGGACGGCACCCAGATCGTGCGCCTCTCCTTTGTCGGCGAGAGCGCCGGGGAGCCCGTCATCTCCCGCGTCATCCGGGAGTGCAACGTCGATGTCAACATCCTTTCCGGCAATATCGACCGCATCCAGGACACCCCCTTCGGCATACTCCTGGTCGAAATCCTCGGCGCGGCCGAGAGGCGGGCCGCCGCGCTCGATTTCCTGGCCGGAAGCGGCCTGACCGTCGAGGTGATCGACCATGTTTAGCAGCCTGGCCGGCCTGGGGCCCGAGATCTGGGCATCCACGTATGAAACGCTGTATATGACCTTCGTGTCGGTCCTCTTCGCCACCCTTATCGGCCTGCCCCTGGGGGTGATCCTGGTCATGACCGACCGGGGACATATTCTGGAAAACCGGACCGTAAACAGTGTCCTGGGCTGGGCCGTCAACATCGGCCGTTCCTTCCCCTTCATCATCCTGTTGGTGGCCATTATCCCGTTCACGAAGATGATCGTCGGCACCTTCATCGGGACCACGGGGGCCATCCCGCCCCTGGTCGTCGCCGCCGCCCCCTTCGTCGCACGGATCGTCGAAAGTTCCCTTAAGGAAGTCGAGTGGGGCGTCGTCGAAGCCGCCGTAGCGATGGGAGCCACACCCTGGCAGGTAGTCTCCAAGGTGTTGCTCCCGGAGGCCCTCCCGGGGCTGATTCTGGGAACGACCATTACCACCATCAATGTTCTGGGCTACACCGCGATGGCCGGTGTCGTGGGAGGAGGTGGACTGGGCGACCTGGCGATACGTTACGGTTTTCAGCGTTGGCGGCCCGACGTGATGCTGGTGACGGTGATCATCCTCATCGTGATGGTCCAGTTGCTGCAATCCGCGGGTGACTGGCTGGCCAGAAGGGTTGACAAGCGTAAACTTTAGCATTGGCAAAGGAGGCCGGATAAAGTTGAAAAAAGCTCTTGTTGTCCTATTGGCCCTGGCGTTGGTCATCGCCCTTGCCGCCGGCTGCGGGCAGTCGGCCAAGGAACAGCCCCAGGGGAGCGAACAGCCCCAGGTGGAGAAGAAGACCCTGGTAGTCGGCGCCACGCCGGTGCCGCACGGCGACATCCTGAACGTCGTCAAGCCCATCCTGGAGAAGGAAGGCATTACCCTGGAAATCAAGGAGTTCACCGACTACGTGACTCCGAACCTGGCCCTGGCCGACAAGCAGCTGGACGCCAACTACTTCCAGCACCTGCCCTACCTGGAGGAGTTCTGCAAGGACAAGGGCCTGGACCTGACCTACACCGCCAAGATCCATTTTGAGCCCATGGGCCTGTACTCCAAGAAGGTCAAGAAAGTGGACGAGTTCGCCGACGGGGCGACCATCGCCGTCCCGAACGACCCGACCAACGGCGGGCGCGCCCTGGTCGTCCTGGAGAAGGCCGGCCTCTTGAAGCTGAAGGAGGGCGTGGGCATCAAGGCCACGGTGCAGGACATCGTGGAGAAGAAGGTCAACGTCAAGGAGCTGGAGGCCGCCATGCTGCCCAAGGTCCTGGATGAGGTCGACGGTGCGGTGATCAACGGCAACTACGCCGTCCAGGCCGGCCTGAAGCCCAGCGACGCCCTGGTGGCTGAGGACGCCAAGTCGGAGGCCGCAGACACCTACGGCAACATCGTCGCCGTGCGCAAGGGCGACGAGAACCGCCCGGAGATCCAGGCTCTGACCAAGGCCCTGCAGTCGCCCGAGGTCAAGAAGTTCATCGAGGAGACCTACCAGGGAGCCGTCATCCCGACCTTCTAACCCCGGGTTGCGGCCACCTCCGGAACATGAAAAGAGAGAACCCTTTCCCGGGTTCTCTCTTTTGTGTTCAGCTTTGAGGCCTCACACCAGCCTGTTCCGGCAGGCGGTCGGATCCTCTCCGATATCGCAAACGTACAAGACTTCGCCGGCATCGGCCATAATCTCCTTGCCGGGGTGCATGCTTTCGGCCTTCCGCAACGCCTCGTCCAGGCTGTCCGCGCTTATCTCCTTACAGGCCCTGCCCGGCCCCTTTACCGCAAACCTGCGCATCGACATCACCTCCGAGGCTTATCCTTCCCAGGATGGCCGCCATACCTGCATCAGCAGCCGCCGTGATCTTTTCGTAAGACGGGGCTGATCTCGCCAACCCGGTGGATTATAATATGGACGAGGTGATATGCACATGTACTACCTGTTCGCGGACGAGCCCGAGGTCTGGCCCAATGTCGTACCCCTGGTGAAGGACCTGGCGCTCGCCCCCCGCGCCGGCACCGTCCTGGACGCTCCCCGGGCGACAATCATGAACGTCGGGATCCGGGTACGGACCACGGGCACCCTCAACGCCGTCCTCGAGGAATTCGACGGCGCGGACTGGATCGCCAGGGACCGGACGGAGTGCCTGGGAGGGGACACCCTCTGGCATCACCAACTCCGCCACCCGGAGTTCCGCCTCCGCCTGGAAAACCCCTCACCCGACGGCGAAGTTACGGTCTCCATCGACCTGAACATGCCCCAGCGCCCCGAACCTTAAATTTTAAGTTAGGGGTCAGGCACCTTACTTAAAATTTTTGCGTATGCACAAAAAGGGTCAAGCATCTTTCACAAGTTTTTAAGTTAAGTGCCTGACCCCGACGGCCTCGCCGAGATAGGCGCTGCGCACCTTATCGTTGGCCTGAACCTCGGCCGACGTGCCGGAAAGGATGATGCGGCCGGTCTCCAGGACATAGGCCCGGTTGGCGACCTGCAGGGCCATATAGGCGTTCTGCTCCACGAGCAGGATCGTCACGCCCTGCTGGTTGATGGTCTGGACGATGGCAAAAATCTCCTCGACCAGGATCGGGGAGAGGCCCATCGAAGGCTCGTCGAGGAGAAGCAGCTTCGGCTTCGCCATCAGGCCCCGGCCGATGGCCAGCATCTGCTGCTCGCCGCCCGAAAGGGTGCCCGCCAGCTGCCCCGCGCGCTCCTTCAAGCGCGGGAAACGCGAGAACACCTCATCCAGTGAAGCCGCAATCTCTCCCCGGTCCCGCCGGGTGAAGGCGCCCATCAGGAGGTTTTCCCGCACCGTCATGTCACCGATGATCTTCCGCCCCTCGGGGACTTGGATCAGCCCCATGGCGGTGATCCTGTGCGACGGTATGCGGGTGATGTTCACGCCCTGGAAGGTGACCTCCCCGCCCTTGGGCCGGATGAGGCCCGACACCGTCCGCAGAGTGGTGCTCTTGCCGGCGCCGTTGGCCCCGATGAGGGTCACGATCTCCCCCTGCTGGACATCGAAGGAAATCCCGTGCAAGGCCCGGATCGGACCGTAATAGACGTCAAGCCCTTTAACTTCCAGCATCAGGCGACCGCCCCCTTGCCCAGGTAGGCCTGCAGGACACGCGGGTCCTGACGAACCTCGGCCGGCAGGCCGGCGGCAATGACCTCGCCGAAATCCATGACCACTACCCGCTCGCAGACGTTCATTACCAGGCCCATCTGGTGTTCGATCAAAAGCACCGTAAGGTCGAACTTCTCCTTAATCCCCCTGACCAAGTCGACCAACTGGCGGACCTCAGCCGGATTCATCCCAGCCGCCGGCTCGTCGAGGAGCAGCAGGCGCGGCCGCCCGGCCAGGGCGCGCGCCATCTCGAGCCGCCGCTGCTGCCCGTAGGGCAGGCTGCCCGCCAGGTCCATCGCCCGCGCTTCGAGTCCCAGGATCGCCAGGAGGTCGTAAGCCTGGTCGGTGATCTCCCGCTCCTCCGCCCGGAACCGCGGCGTGCGTAACAGGGCGTCCAGGAGGCCGTAGCGCACATGCTGGTGGAAGGCCACCCGCACGTTATCCAGAACGGTGTTGCCCTTGAAAAGCCGGATATTCTGGAAGGTCCGGGCGATGCCCCGTTCGCAGATCTGGAAGGGACGTAATCCAACCAGGGACTCCCCCTGAAAGACGATGTCCCCGTCCGTCGGCCGGAAGTGGCCGGTGATCAGGTTGAACACCGTCGTCTTCCCCGCCCCGTTAGGCCCGATCAGGCCCACCACTTCCCCCGGTTCGAGGGTCAGGTTGAAGTTGTTGACCGCCCGTAGCCCGCCGAAGTTTATCCCAAGGTTAGAGGCTTCCAGCAGGGGCATTCCGTCGTTCCCTCCTCCCGATCTGCGGTACAATGAGGCCGATTTCCTTGCCGCCGAAGAGGCCCTGCCGGCGCACCAGGACGACCACGATAAGCAAAAGCGCATAGATCACGCCCCGGAAGTCCACGAACGCCTGGCCCAGGACAAACCGCAGGCCTTCCAGCAGGAACGCCCAGCCGATACCGGTCACCACTGTCCCGGTCAGGCTGCCCAACCCCCCGGCGACGACAATGATTAGGAAGTTGAAGGACTGCAAGAAATCAAAGGTCGTTGGATGCAGGAAGGGATAACGAAAGGCGTAGAGGGCCCCTGCCAGGCCGGCCAGGCTGCACCCCAAAACGAAAGACATCATCTTGTAGCGGGTGGGGTTGACCCCCACGGAGCTGGTTGCGATCTCGTCCTCGCGGATGGACGTGCAGGCCCTGCCGAACGTTGAATAAACGAAATTGCGGCATAGCAGAATGGACAACAGGAGAAACCCGAAGATCCATTCGAAGTCAGCCGTTTGCGGGATCCCGGTCATTCCCACCGCCCCGCCCAGCGAGGGAATCACCTTGTTAATGTTGTCCAGGACAACCTTGACAATGATCCCGAAGCCCAGGGTGGCGATGCCCAGGTAGTCCGACGTCAGGCGTAGGACCGGGAGACCGACAAGGTAAGCCACCAGGGCGGCGAAAAGCGTTCCCACGGCAAGCGCCAGCAGGAAAGCCGGTGTCCCGCCGCCCACCGTCTTGCCGATATAGCCGGCGGCATATGCCCCCAGGCCGAACCAGGCCGCGTGCCCGATGGAAAACTGGCCCGTGAATCCGTAGATCAGGCTCAGGCCCAGGGAGCCGATGGTCATAATTAACCCGAAGTCCAGAACCCGTTGCCAGTAGCTGTTCATCAACCCGGTCTGGACAAGGACCTTGACCAGTACATACACAGCGATAACCCCGACCAGCAACTTGAACCACTGGGTGGTTGATTTCGTCGCCATAGCTTACCTCCCCGCCCCCGCCTTAAACCTTCTCCGGTTCCGTACGGCCCAGAATACCGCACGGGCGGACCAGGAGCACAACGATCAGAATGACAAATACGATAGCGTCTCGCAGTTGGGACGAGATATAGGCCGCCGTCATAGTCTCCACCTGACCCATAATCAGCGCCCCGAGCACCGCGCCGGGGATGAGCCCGATTCCGCCCAGTACGGCGGCGGTGAAGGCTTTCAGGCCCGGCATAATGCCCATAAAGGGCTGGATCTGTGGGTAGGCGATAGCGTATAAAACACCACCCAGCGCCGCCATCGCAGAGCCGAGGGCGAAAGTAATCGAGATCGTGCGGTCGACATCCACGCCCATCAGGCGCGCGGCGTCGTGGTCATAGGAAACCGTACGCATGGCCGCCCCGACCCTGGTACGGAAAACAACATACTGCAGAAAAATGAGCATTGCCGCCACGGTAACCATTATGATCAGTTGCAGGTTGGTGACCGTAACCCCGCCCAAATGCCAGGTAACCGTCTGTATCGGCCGCTCAACCACCCGGTAGTCGGGGCCGAAGACAAAACGGAGGCTGCAAAAGTACTCCAGGAAGAAGGAAACACCGATGGCGCTGATCAATGCCATGATCCGCGGCGCGTAGCGCAACGGCCGGTATGCCAGGCGCTCGATCACCACCCCCAGGATGGCGCAGGTAAGCATTGAAAACAGGATGGCCACCGGCAAGGGCAGGCCCCAGTGCGCAAAACCGAAATAGCCCACAAAAGCCCCGACCATAAACACGTCGCCATGGGCAAAGTTAATAAGTTTAACGATGCCGTACACCATTGTATAGCCCAGGGCGATCAGGGCATAGACCAGGCCGAGCTGCAGGCCGTTAATGACCTGGTTCAGAAAGTAGTCCAATGGAGCGACCCCCTCGATGGAAAAAACATGACCGGGGGAGAGGACCGCGTCCTCTCCCCCCGATCATCCTGACATTTAGGGCTCAATGGTGGTGATGTACTTGTAGGTCTTATCCTTCTGTACCTGGAGAATAACGGCCGACTTCACCGGGTTGCCCTGCTCGTCGAAGGTGACCTTGCCGGAGACCACCGGGAAGTCCTTGATGTTCTGCATGGCTTCCTTGATCTTGGCCGGGTCGGTGGACTTGGCGTCCTCGATGGCCTTCAGCAGGAGCTTGGTGGCGTCGTAGGCCAGGGTGGCGAAGGAGTCCGGCTTCGAGCCGTACTTCTTCTCGTACTTCTCGACCCACTGCTTGACCTCCGGGCGCGGGTCGTCACCGGAGTAGTGGGCGGTAAAGTACCCGCCGTCCATGGTGGCGTAGTCAAGCTCGGT
Proteins encoded in this window:
- a CDS encoding ABC transporter substrate-binding protein, which encodes MRRAVYVLLAALLVLGAVAGCGGAEAEQVKLGVIQIVEHPALDAARKGFLDVLAENGYKDGERLAVDYQNAQGQQDTLQTIANKFIQDKKDLILAIATPSAQAMADKTSDIPILITAVTDPVAAKLVKSMDKPETNVTGTTDMNPIKEQLQLIKDLVPTAKKVGVIYNSSEVNSQVQVKICKEVAPELGLEIVEAPITASNEVMQGAQSLVGRCDAIYVPTDNMVVAAVASVVKVGEDNKLPVFAGEENTVTKGAIGTFGIDYYKLGRQTGEMAVRVLKGEKPQDMPIESQKELTLTLNPGAAERMGVTIPEEMKGKAKLVQ
- a CDS encoding ABC transporter permease is translated as MSIWTGALEQGLLWGPMILGVYLTFRVLNFPDLTVDGAFTLGAAVSTRLILMDCDPWTATLVAVLAGALAGLMTGLIHTQLKIDPLLSGILSMIALYSVNLRVMGAANLSLLRIDTVFTDVVSLVTRPYAALALGGAVCLVLIIILYRFLQTEVGLAVRATGDNPQMIRSLGVNTNHTKIIGLSLSNALVAVSGSLVGQYQSFADVGMGIGMIVVGLASVIIGEVLVRTPTLLRALLAALVGSIVYRAVIALVLQLGMPPTDLKLLTAAIVTMALAFPIFRTRFRRLPPLPGRGSQSA
- a CDS encoding ATP-binding cassette domain-containing protein, with product MLELINVTKVFHRGDINEKVAIRNLSLHLAAGEVVTVIGSNGAGKTTLLNTVAGVFPIDEGQILIEGRDITRHPEHIRAAYIGRVFQDPNLGTAASMTIEENLAMALRRGQPLRLRRGTGRRRRELFREHLKLLGLGLENRLATKVGLLSGGQRQALTVLMATIASPKLLLLDEHTAALDPKTAAVVLDLTTQIIERERLSTLMVTHNMEQALTVGTRTIMMHEGRIILDISGPERERVKVPDLLQMFEAASGKKLNTDRLLLAQ
- a CDS encoding ABC transporter ATP-binding protein, translated to MLEVKGLDVYYGPIRALHGISFDVQQGEIVTLIGANGAGKSTTLRTVSGLIRPKGGEVTFQGVNITRIPSHRITAMGLIQVPEGRKIIGDMTVRENLLMGAFTRRDRGEIAASLDEVFSRFPRLKERAGQLAGTLSGGEQQMLAIGRGLMAKPKLLLLDEPSMGLSPILVEEIFAIVQTINQQGVTILLVEQNAYMALQVANRAYVLETGRIILSGTSAEVQANDKVRSAYLGEAVGVRHLT
- a CDS encoding ComEA family DNA-binding protein gives rise to the protein MVRALLGRREQVALLVLAAVVIFGLGYKYAVLRVPDKIPLVQKDAAAGEEEAGEVVVHVAGAVSKPGLYRLPRGARIDDALREAQPLAEADLDALNLAALLEDQQKVFVPLKAAAQGAGPLPAGGTAPPGTAANPFASPQAGGRININTADAATLDQLPGIGPSLAARIIQYRQENGPFASVEDLVNVPGIGEKKLADLRDRVTVH
- a CDS encoding ABC transporter ATP-binding protein, which codes for MPLLEASNLGINFGGLRAVNNFNLTLEPGEVVGLIGPNGAGKTTVFNLITGHFRPTDGDIVFQGESLVGLRPFQICERGIARTFQNIRLFKGNTVLDNVRVAFHQHVRYGLLDALLRTPRFRAEEREITDQAYDLLAILGLEARAMDLAGSLPYGQQRRLEMARALAGRPRLLLLDEPAAGMNPAEVRQLVDLVRGIKEKFDLTVLLIEHQMGLVMNVCERVVVMDFGEVIAAGLPAEVRQDPRVLQAYLGKGAVA
- a CDS encoding methionine ABC transporter permease, encoding MFSSLAGLGPEIWASTYETLYMTFVSVLFATLIGLPLGVILVMTDRGHILENRTVNSVLGWAVNIGRSFPFIILLVAIIPFTKMIVGTFIGTTGAIPPLVVAAAPFVARIVESSLKEVEWGVVEAAVAMGATPWQVVSKVLLPEALPGLILGTTITTINVLGYTAMAGVVGGGGLGDLAIRYGFQRWRPDVMLVTVIILIVMVQLLQSAGDWLARRVDKRKL
- a CDS encoding methionine ABC transporter ATP-binding protein → MISIRGLTKIYHTPGGDIVAIDNLTLHVAESRIFGVVGFSGAGKSSLVRCVNMLEHPTAGSIVVDGREITSLRGPELRAARRKIGMIFQHFNLLSSRTVFENVAFPLDIAGVPRRESTPKVNQLLDLVGLADKARAYPSQLSGGQKQRVGIARALANDPKVLLCDEATSALDPYTTLSILKLLKDINRSLNLTILLITHEMKVVTEICDHVAVIENGRIIEQGPVLEVFLHPRARTTRNFVATVLNTGLPEEIRRRLQERAGRGEDGTQIVRLSFVGESAGEPVISRVIRECNVDVNILSGNIDRIQDTPFGILLVEILGAAERRAAALDFLAGSGLTVEVIDHV
- a CDS encoding DUF421 domain-containing protein, yielding MTVTEIIFRTCLVYVVLLFVMRVMGKRQIGNLSPFDFVVAIIIAELAANPLEAPGEPLWRGLLPLAVLVLLEIGFSYLALRTELLRRLLSGVPQVVIKDGRLKIDEMRAARCNIDEILGQLRQEGFSDMRRVAHGVLETSGRLSVIPTGGADRVWFPYVLIADGQVQRANLAAAGLNGEWLQRHLDERGLCPAEVFLAMLNTDGTIWLQTKDNPRQEKGGKKAK
- a CDS encoding MetQ/NlpA family ABC transporter substrate-binding protein, producing MKKALVVLLALALVIALAAGCGQSAKEQPQGSEQPQVEKKTLVVGATPVPHGDILNVVKPILEKEGITLEIKEFTDYVTPNLALADKQLDANYFQHLPYLEEFCKDKGLDLTYTAKIHFEPMGLYSKKVKKVDEFADGATIAVPNDPTNGGRALVVLEKAGLLKLKEGVGIKATVQDIVEKKVNVKELEAAMLPKVLDEVDGAVINGNYAVQAGLKPSDALVAEDAKSEAADTYGNIVAVRKGDENRPEIQALTKALQSPEVKKFIEETYQGAVIPTF